TCGGTCGCACCACAGACGCCGGTGCGACGCATCTTGGAATTGACTGCCAGTTGCTTCGCCTTTTCCGGGTCGGCCTTGCCGTCGATATAGGTGTGGTTGATCCCGTCGAGATGCGCGAGCACCGGCACGCGTGCCTCGGTCTGCACACGCGCGACAAGCGACTTGCCGCCGCGCGGGACGATGAGGTCGATCACGCCGTCGGCGGTGAGCATCGCGCCCACGGCCGCGCGGTCCTGCGTCGGGACCAGCTGCACCGCATCAGCGGGCGCGCCAGCGGCTTCGAGGCCGCTGCGCAGCGCCTTCAAAATCGCGCGGTTCGAATATTTGGCTTCGCTGCCGCCACGCAGGATCGCGGCATTGCCTGCCATCGCGCAGAGCGCGCCGGCATCGGCAGTCACATTGGGGCGGCTTTCATAGATGATGCCGATCACGCCGATCGGCACACGCACGCGGCTGAGCTTGAGGCCGTTGGGGCGCTCGCTTTCGTCAATCTGCTGGCCGACGGGATCGGGCAGCCCGGCAATCGCCTCCACTCCTTCGATCATCCCGGCGAAGCGCTTGGGATCGAGCTTGAGCCTGTCGAGCATCGCGCCGGAAAGGCCGCGGCCTTCGGCTTCCTCCAGGTCGCGCGCATTGGCTTCGAGGATTTCGGCCTCGCTGTCGCGCATCGCCTTTGCGGCGCTGCGCAGAGCGGCAGCCTTTTCCTCGGTTGTCATCTGCGCCAGCCGCTTGGCGGCGGCGCGCGCACGCGCGCCCATTTCGGCGATCAGGTCCTCGGGCTTGGTTTCGAGCATCGTATCGGTCATGCCCAACAATCTGGGGAGCATCTTCCCGCAATCAACCGAAAATTGCGTTTCGGGCGCTCGCCAGCGCCGCGCGATGATGTTAGCGAACACATATGGGGGAATTCGAAGGAGGAGGCGAGATCGTCACCGGCGCGCTGATCGGGCGCGCTGTCGAGCCGCATGCGGGCGAACCGGGCGGAGAAGGATCGATGTGCCTCAATTGCGGCACCGCGCTGATCGGCGCGCATTGCCACCGCTGCGGGCAGGGCGCGCATGTGCATCGTTCGATCGGAGAGATCTGGCACGAAATCCTGCACGGCGTCGTCCATTTCGACGGCAAGCTGTGGCGCACGCTGCCGATGCTCGTTTTCCGGCCGGGTGAACTCACGCGCCGCTATATCGAAGGCGAGCGCGCGCGTTTCGTCTCGCCGATGGCGCTGTTCCTGTTCGCGCTGTTCACGATGTTCGCGGTGTTCCAGATCGCCGGAATCTCCCCACCTACCGACCTCAAGGGCAATGGCGAGGTGAGCGCCAACCTCACCGAAACGCGCGAAAAGCTCGAGGATTCGCGTGCAGAGGCCGTCCAGGTGCGCGATAGCACCGCGCCAGGATCGCCCGAACACCAGGCCGCGCTGCGGCAGATCGTCGAAGCCGATGAAGGGGAAGAGGCGCTCAAGCGCGTGGCGGTCATCGCCGATCCCACCGGGGGCCATGAAAACGAAATCCACACCGGGTGGGAACGGCTCGATCACGGGCTGGAGAAATGGAGCAAGAATCCGGGGCTGATGCTCTACAAGCTCCAGTCGAACGGCTATAAATTCTCCTGGCTTCTCATCCCGCTATCGCTGCCCTTCGTCTGGCTGATGTTCGCGTGGAAGCGCGGCTATGGCGGCTATGACCATGCCGTGTTCATCACCTATTCGATCGCATTCATGTCGATGCTGTTCATCGCGCTCACGCTGGTCGCGGGGCTGGGTGTTCCGATGCGATGGCTCGCGCTCGCCAGTCTGATCATTCCGCCGCTGCATATCTACAAGCATCTCAAGGGTGCCTATCGCCTGCGCCGCCTTTCGGCGCTCGCGCGCACGCTGCTGCTGCTGGTCTTCATTCAGATCGTGATAATACTGTTCACGATCGTGCTGGTGTTTCTGGGACTGGTGGGGTGAGTTTGCGCGGCCCGGCACCGCGCCTGCGGTTGACGCGGCCGGGCTATCTCTACCACTGCATCTTTGCCGCCCTGGGCATCGGGGCGGGATTGATGCTGGTCGCAAGCGACGATCCGCAAACCGCCGATACCCTGTTGCCGGTTTTCGCGGCGCTCCTGGCGCTGCACATCATTCTGCTGAGCCTGTTCTGGAGGAGGCTGGTCGAACCGCGCGAATAGAAAAAGGGGCGCCGCAACCTGCGTTGCAGCGCCCCTTTCTCGTTGGAATATGGCTCAGGCGCCCTGTGGCGAGGGATTACCGAACGGCCCCTTGGGCTTGCGGATCTTGGGGATCGACGTCCCCGCCGCGGCCACCGGCTGCGCGCTCGCGCCCGGATCGTCGCGGCCGATATCCTCGCCCGCGATCAGCCGCTTGATCTCGTCGCCGGTCAGCGTCTCATATTCGAGCAGTGCCTGCGCCAGCGAATGGAGCTGGTCGTTATGCTCGGTCAGGATCTGCTTGGCGCGCTCGAGCCCGCCTTCGACCAGCCGCTTGATCTCGGCATCGATCAGCTGCGCGGTCTCGTTCGACATCTGCGAGGGCCGGTTCACCTGATAGCCGAGATAGCTGTCGTCCGATCCGCCATATTCGAGCGGGCCGACCTTGTCCGACATGCCCCAGCGCGTGACCATGTCGCGCGCCAGGCTGGTCGCGTACTGGATGTCGCCGCTCGCGCCCGACGAGACCTTGTCATAGCCGAAGATCACTTCCTCGGCGATGCGGCCGCCCATCGAAACGGCGAGGTTCGCGTACATCTTGTCGCGGTGATAGCTGTAGCTGTCGCGCTCGGGCAGGCGCATCACCATGCCCAGCGCGCGGCCGCGCGGGATGATCGTCGCCTTGTGGATCGGATCCGACGCAGGTTCGTGCAGCGCGACGATGGCGTGCCCGGCCTCGTGATAGGCGGTCATGCGCTTCTCGTCTTCGGTCATCACCATCGACTTGCGCTCGGCGCCCATCATCACCTTGTCCTTGGCGTCCTCGAACTCGCTCATCGCGACGAGCCGCTTGCCGCGCCGCGCCGCCAGCAATGCCGCCTCGTTGACGAGGTTCGCCAGATCGGCGCCCGAAAAGCCCGGCGTGCCGCGCGCGATGACGCGTGCGTCGACGTCCGGCGCCAGCGGCACCTTCTTCATATGGACCTGAATGATCTTGACGCGGCCCTCGATATCGGGGCGGGGCACGACCACCTGGCGATCGAAACGGCCCGGACGCAGCAGCGCCGGATCGAGCACGTCGGGACGGTTGGTCGCGGCGATGATGATGATGCCTTCATTGGCTTCGAAACCATCCATTTCGACCAGCAGCTGGTTCAATGTCTGTTCGCGCTCGTCATTCTGGTTGCCCAGACCCGCGCCGCGCGACCGGCCGACCGCATCGATTTCGTCGATGAAGAGGATGCACGGCGCATTCTTCTTCGCCTGTTCGAACATGTCGCGCACGCGGCTCGCGCCGACGCCGACGAACATCTCGACGAAGTCCGAGCCCGAAATGGTGAAGAAGGGCACACCCGCTTCGCCCGCAATCGCACGTGCGAGCAGCGTCTTGCCCGTACCCGGCGAGCCGACCAGCAGCGCGCCCTTGGGGATCTTGCCGCCCAGCCGCGCGAATTTGGTCGGGTCCTTCAGGAACTCGACGATTTCCTGCAATTCCTCGCGCGCTTCGTCGATGCCCGCGACATCGTCGAAGGTCACCTTGCCTTCTTTCTGCGTCAGCATCCGCGCGCGCGATTTGCCGAAGCCCATCGCGCCCGATCCCGAATTCTTCTGCATCTGTCGCAGCACGAAGAAGGCGATGCCGACGAACAGCAGGAAGGGCAGCGAATTATACAGCATGTAGAGCCAGATCGACGGCGTTTCCTCGGCACGCGCATTGATCGTCACGCCCTTGCCGCGCAGCCGCTGGACCAGCTGGTCATCGCCCGGATTGTTGGTGCGGAACGTCGCGTCGTCGGTATAGACGCCGGTGATCGCGCCGGTGCTCGGCGTGATGCTCACTTCCTTCACTTCGCCCGCGTCGACGCGATCGAGGAACGTCGAATAAGAAACGGCGTTTGCCGCCTGCTGATTGCTGGCGCCGTTGAAGAAGCTCACGAACAGGGCAAGCGCAGCGAGAATGCCTACCCAGATGAGCAGGCTCTTCATCCAGGGATTGTTGTTGCCGTCGGGCTGCTTGTCGTTGTTGTCGCTCATGCGGAATCGGTACCTTTCACGACAAGATAGATAGGATCGGGGAAGTTAATGGCAATGGAACAGGCGATGCATTGGGTCGATCAGTGTGATCGACGCGATGGAGCCATTCGAAATCGCCAGCGATCGCCCGCCGGATGCGCCATGATCGCGGCCAGCGTCGCCGCGTCGCCGCGATCGAGCGCCGAAACGAATCGGTCGAGCCCCTGGTCGCCCCAGGGATGCGTCAGTCCCGCCGCGTTTCGCACCGCGTCGATTGCCCAGCGCGCAAGGCGGCGGCGCAGTTCATAGGGAAGCTGGCCGGCATCGACGGTGAGGTCCGCACCCGTCCCCGAAACGCGGCCTGGCAATTCGCGGGCGAAGCTCCATTCGAGCCCATCCTCGGCATGGCGCAGATTGCCCGCCGCCAGCGCCAGCCGGCCGGGGGAAAGATCGTCGCTTTCGTCGATCAGGCGGCGAATGCGCGCGCGATCGTAGCGCGGATCGGCATTGCTGCGATCGGTGACGAACGGCGCCCCGGCACAACGGGCCAGCCCGGAAAGTTCGGCGCGGCTCCAGCCGAGCAGCGGCCGGACGAGCAGCGGCGAGGCGGGATCTTCGGCCAGCATCGGGCGCATCGGCACCATCGCGGCCAGCCCGCCGACGCCGGCGCCGCGCCGCGCGCGCATCAGGAACGTCTCGGCGATATCGTCGCGCTGATGCGCCGTCGCGACCCATAGCAGCCCCGTCCCCGCCGCCCATTGCGACAGCAATGTGTAGCGCAGCGTGCGCGCCGCTTCCTGCTGATTGCCCGCGAAGACCCCGCTTTCCGCACGCGTCAGCGTGGCGTGCGGCACGCCGATCCGGGTACAGAGTGCGGCGACCATCGCCGCCTCGTCGGCCGATTCGGGGCGCAGGCGATGGTCGACGGTGGCGGCATGGACGCTTCCCGGCCATGCTGCCGCGGCAAGCAGCAGCAGCGCCACACTGTCGGGACCTCCCGAAACGGCCAGGCCGAGCGGCGCAGCCGGGGCGGGCTCCTGTCCGGCCACCGCACGGAAATCGTCGCGAAACCGCGCAATGCGCGCCGCGTCCGGCGACGCGATTTCGCCGTCAGGGGCAGCGCAGCTGGGACTGTCGGGCCTGGACATCGGCCTTCATCTGGTCCGAAAGCCCGTCGCCGTAAAGCGACATGAGCTCAGCATAGACCTTGCAAATCTCGCTGGCCGGCTTGTCCAGCCGACGCAGCGCC
This genomic interval from Sphingosinithalassobacter tenebrarum contains the following:
- the ftsH gene encoding ATP-dependent zinc metalloprotease FtsH: MSDNNDKQPDGNNNPWMKSLLIWVGILAALALFVSFFNGASNQQAANAVSYSTFLDRVDAGEVKEVSITPSTGAITGVYTDDATFRTNNPGDDQLVQRLRGKGVTINARAEETPSIWLYMLYNSLPFLLFVGIAFFVLRQMQKNSGSGAMGFGKSRARMLTQKEGKVTFDDVAGIDEAREELQEIVEFLKDPTKFARLGGKIPKGALLVGSPGTGKTLLARAIAGEAGVPFFTISGSDFVEMFVGVGASRVRDMFEQAKKNAPCILFIDEIDAVGRSRGAGLGNQNDEREQTLNQLLVEMDGFEANEGIIIIAATNRPDVLDPALLRPGRFDRQVVVPRPDIEGRVKIIQVHMKKVPLAPDVDARVIARGTPGFSGADLANLVNEAALLAARRGKRLVAMSEFEDAKDKVMMGAERKSMVMTEDEKRMTAYHEAGHAIVALHEPASDPIHKATIIPRGRALGMVMRLPERDSYSYHRDKMYANLAVSMGGRIAEEVIFGYDKVSSGASGDIQYATSLARDMVTRWGMSDKVGPLEYGGSDDSYLGYQVNRPSQMSNETAQLIDAEIKRLVEGGLERAKQILTEHNDQLHSLAQALLEYETLTGDEIKRLIAGEDIGRDDPGASAQPVAAAGTSIPKIRKPKGPFGNPSPQGA
- a CDS encoding DUF3667 domain-containing protein, whose product is MGEFEGGGEIVTGALIGRAVEPHAGEPGGEGSMCLNCGTALIGAHCHRCGQGAHVHRSIGEIWHEILHGVVHFDGKLWRTLPMLVFRPGELTRRYIEGERARFVSPMALFLFALFTMFAVFQIAGISPPTDLKGNGEVSANLTETREKLEDSRAEAVQVRDSTAPGSPEHQAALRQIVEADEGEEALKRVAVIADPTGGHENEIHTGWERLDHGLEKWSKNPGLMLYKLQSNGYKFSWLLIPLSLPFVWLMFAWKRGYGGYDHAVFITYSIAFMSMLFIALTLVAGLGVPMRWLALASLIIPPLHIYKHLKGAYRLRRLSALARTLLLLVFIQIVIILFTIVLVFLGLVG
- a CDS encoding glutamate-5-semialdehyde dehydrogenase; this translates as MTDTMLETKPEDLIAEMGARARAAAKRLAQMTTEEKAAALRSAAKAMRDSEAEILEANARDLEEAEGRGLSGAMLDRLKLDPKRFAGMIEGVEAIAGLPDPVGQQIDESERPNGLKLSRVRVPIGVIGIIYESRPNVTADAGALCAMAGNAAILRGGSEAKYSNRAILKALRSGLEAAGAPADAVQLVPTQDRAAVGAMLTADGVIDLIVPRGGKSLVARVQTEARVPVLAHLDGINHTYIDGKADPEKAKQLAVNSKMRRTGVCGATETLLIDKAFADPRPVLAALVDAGCELRGGADVQALDSHVLPVTEEDWDTEYLDAILSVKFVDGIDDAIAHIAAHSSGHTEAIVTEDAEAAEKFLNTVDSAIVMWNASTQFADGGEFGLGAEIGISTGRLHARGPVALEGLTTFKWQVRGTGQARP
- the tilS gene encoding tRNA lysidine(34) synthetase TilS: MSRPDSPSCAAPDGEIASPDAARIARFRDDFRAVAGQEPAPAAPLGLAVSGGPDSVALLLLAAAAWPGSVHAATVDHRLRPESADEAAMVAALCTRIGVPHATLTRAESGVFAGNQQEAARTLRYTLLSQWAAGTGLLWVATAHQRDDIAETFLMRARRGAGVGGLAAMVPMRPMLAEDPASPLLVRPLLGWSRAELSGLARCAGAPFVTDRSNADPRYDRARIRRLIDESDDLSPGRLALAAGNLRHAEDGLEWSFARELPGRVSGTGADLTVDAGQLPYELRRRLARWAIDAVRNAAGLTHPWGDQGLDRFVSALDRGDAATLAAIMAHPAGDRWRFRMAPSRRSH